One genomic window of Roseofilum reptotaenium CS-1145 includes the following:
- the cphA gene encoding cyanophycin synthetase, with protein sequence MKILRTLTLRGPNYWSIRRTKLVILRLDLEDLAERPSNTIPGFYEGLTQALPSLVEHYCAPGYRGGFLQRVQEGTYMGHIVEHVALELQTLAGMSVGFGRTRETADSGVYQVVFAYLDEKAGRYAGRAAVRLCQSIVETGSYPLSELEQDLQDLRELWADAALGPSTDVLVKEATARDIPWMQLSARFMIQLGYGVYQKRIQATLSNRTGILGVELACDKEGTKKILRDSGIPVPRGTVIEYLDELEDAIDEVGGYPLVIKPLDGNHGRGITINVKSFEEAELAYDDASAASKTRRVIVERYYEGNDHRVLVINGKVIAVAERVPAHVVGDGKSTIAELIEETNRDPRRGQGHDNVLTRIEIDRNSMNLLDRQGYTLDSVPKKDERCMLRATANLSTGGIAIDRTDEMHPENIWLAERVVKTIGLDIAGIDIVTSDISRPLRETDGVIVEVNAAPGFRMHAAPSYGLPRNIAAPVMDMLFPPGTPSRVPIFALTGTNGKTTTTRLTAHIMKQTGKVVGYTTTDGTYIGDYLAEPGDNTGPQSAELILKDPTVEIAVLETARGGILRSGLAFERSDVGVVLNVAADHLGLGDINTIEQMAQVKAVVAETVKPDGYAVLNADDPRVCAMVERLKCNIAYFSMESDNQVVKRHTAQGGMAAIYDKGDLLILKGEWKMRISKAVDIPMTMKGMAPFMIANALAASLAAFVHGVSLEDIRAALETFEASSSQTPGRMNLFELGDYSALIDYAHNPHSYKALGQFVKNWPGERIGVVGGPGDRRDEDFITLGELSVDIFDRIIVKEDDDTRGRPRGDAAELITKGIEKCDRQCQYEVILNETDAINTALDSAPKESLVVILPETVSRAIRLIESRLPSRN encoded by the coding sequence ATGAAAATCCTCAGAACCCTAACCTTACGTGGCCCAAATTACTGGAGTATTCGCCGAACCAAATTGGTCATCCTACGCCTAGACTTAGAAGATCTAGCCGAAAGACCCTCGAATACAATTCCCGGTTTCTATGAAGGTCTCACCCAAGCTTTACCCAGTTTAGTTGAACACTATTGTGCCCCAGGATATCGGGGAGGATTCCTACAAAGAGTTCAAGAAGGCACATACATGGGCCATATTGTTGAGCATGTTGCCCTAGAACTGCAAACCCTGGCCGGAATGAGCGTTGGCTTTGGTCGAACTCGTGAAACTGCTGATTCAGGTGTGTATCAAGTCGTCTTTGCATACTTAGATGAAAAAGCGGGTCGATATGCAGGAAGAGCGGCTGTCCGACTGTGCCAAAGCATTGTCGAGACGGGCAGTTATCCCCTCTCGGAATTAGAACAAGATTTACAAGACTTACGAGAACTTTGGGCAGATGCAGCTCTGGGTCCCTCTACTGATGTTTTAGTCAAAGAAGCCACAGCCCGTGATATCCCTTGGATGCAACTGAGTGCCCGATTCATGATCCAATTGGGCTATGGGGTATACCAAAAGCGAATTCAAGCCACCCTCAGTAATAGAACTGGCATCCTGGGTGTAGAACTGGCCTGTGACAAAGAAGGAACTAAAAAAATTCTCCGGGATTCCGGCATTCCTGTTCCTAGAGGGACTGTAATTGAATACCTTGATGAACTCGAAGATGCTATTGATGAAGTCGGTGGCTATCCCCTCGTTATTAAACCCCTCGATGGTAATCATGGTCGCGGAATTACCATCAATGTCAAATCGTTTGAGGAAGCAGAATTAGCCTACGATGATGCCAGTGCTGCATCTAAAACCCGTCGGGTCATTGTAGAACGCTATTATGAAGGCAATGATCATCGAGTTCTTGTGATCAATGGTAAAGTGATCGCGGTTGCTGAACGAGTGCCAGCCCATGTGGTTGGGGATGGAAAATCTACCATTGCTGAGTTAATTGAAGAAACGAACCGTGACCCTAGGCGAGGACAAGGGCACGACAATGTTCTGACTCGAATTGAAATAGACCGAAATAGTATGAACTTGCTAGATCGGCAAGGCTATACCCTCGATAGTGTACCCAAAAAAGATGAAAGGTGTATGCTTCGGGCAACGGCTAACCTGAGTACGGGGGGGATTGCTATTGACCGCACCGATGAAATGCATCCCGAAAATATTTGGTTAGCTGAACGGGTGGTGAAAACTATTGGCTTGGATATTGCCGGAATTGATATCGTGACTTCTGATATTAGCCGCCCTTTGCGAGAAACGGATGGTGTGATTGTAGAAGTTAATGCAGCTCCTGGCTTTAGGATGCACGCAGCTCCAAGTTATGGGCTTCCCCGGAATATTGCTGCACCGGTGATGGATATGCTGTTTCCTCCGGGCACGCCATCGCGCGTGCCTATTTTTGCGCTAACGGGGACTAATGGCAAAACAACAACCACTCGCCTTACAGCCCATATCATGAAACAAACGGGCAAAGTGGTCGGATATACGACTACAGATGGCACGTACATTGGAGATTATTTAGCAGAACCAGGGGATAATACGGGGCCGCAAAGTGCCGAACTAATTCTAAAAGACCCGACGGTAGAAATTGCGGTGCTAGAAACAGCTCGTGGTGGTATTTTGCGTAGTGGACTGGCCTTTGAGCGCTCGGATGTGGGCGTAGTCTTAAATGTGGCGGCTGACCATTTAGGACTGGGAGATATTAACACCATTGAACAAATGGCTCAAGTGAAAGCAGTGGTAGCTGAAACAGTTAAACCCGACGGCTACGCTGTTCTCAATGCCGACGATCCCCGGGTTTGTGCCATGGTAGAACGCTTAAAATGCAATATTGCCTATTTTTCCATGGAATCGGATAACCAGGTAGTTAAACGGCATACGGCTCAAGGGGGTATGGCGGCAATTTATGACAAGGGTGACTTACTGATCCTCAAAGGGGAATGGAAAATGAGGATTAGTAAAGCGGTAGATATTCCGATGACGATGAAGGGGATGGCTCCATTCATGATTGCGAATGCTTTAGCAGCAAGTTTAGCAGCATTTGTCCACGGAGTGAGTCTTGAGGATATTCGAGCAGCGTTAGAGACGTTTGAGGCTTCATCAAGCCAAACCCCAGGACGGATGAATTTATTCGAGCTTGGTGATTATAGTGCTTTGATCGATTATGCCCATAATCCCCACAGTTATAAAGCGTTAGGGCAATTTGTGAAAAACTGGCCGGGAGAGCGCATAGGCGTGGTTGGCGGCCCTGGAGACCGCAGGGATGAGGATTTTATTACCCTTGGGGAGCTGTCGGTGGATATTTTTGACCGCATTATTGTCAAAGAGGATGATGATACTCGCGGCCGGCCTCGCGGAGATGCGGCTGAGTTAATTACTAAGGGGATTGAAAAGTGCGATCGCCAGTGTCAGTATGAGGTGATTCTCAATGAAACTGATGCCATTAATACAGCTTTAGACTCGGCTCCCAAGGAGAGCTTAGTTGTCATTTTGCCCGAAACGGTTTCACGGGCAATTCGCTTAATTGAGAG
- a CDS encoding Uma2 family endonuclease: protein MALPKDGHCYEIVNGELIDMGNSGALHGNIAIILSSALFAVVNTQKLGALFDSSTAFKMKNGNRRSPDISFFAKERLQGMTELPSGFLEGAPDLVVEVLSPGNTVEEIHDKLVEYFENGTRLAWIIHPSEHYVLVYRSAQEPDRLLKSVDALDGEEVIPGFTLPVADLFQRLSF from the coding sequence ATGGCACTGCCCAAGGACGGACACTGCTATGAAATCGTAAATGGAGAATTGATCGACATGGGAAATTCAGGGGCATTACATGGCAATATTGCCATTATTCTAAGCTCTGCTCTTTTTGCAGTAGTCAATACCCAGAAACTAGGAGCTTTGTTTGACTCCAGCACTGCCTTCAAAATGAAAAATGGGAATAGGCGCTCTCCTGATATTTCCTTCTTTGCTAAAGAGCGTTTGCAAGGAATGACCGAACTCCCCTCTGGATTTTTAGAGGGTGCGCCCGATCTAGTCGTTGAAGTCCTATCTCCTGGCAATACCGTTGAAGAAATACACGACAAACTGGTGGAGTATTTTGAGAATGGTACTCGCCTAGCCTGGATTATTCACCCTAGCGAACATTATGTCTTGGTTTATCGCTCTGCCCAAGAACCCGATCGCCTGCTGAAATCTGTTGACGCTTTAGACGGTGAAGAGGTGATTCCTGGCTTTACCTTACCCGTGGCCGATCTATTCCAGAGACTTTCATTTTAA
- a CDS encoding radical SAM/SPASM domain-containing protein, with protein MNMYYPSQYNHLFETTTANGKPVRLLSNLFFGASIQVNAKVYKVFKEAEINGSIQGKYLSADVWQYFLDKGFVWTEATSEDATIKSLFRRQFNGDAIAAHLKGGDYGFITSLNCNLACPYCFQRSKADSCGFLTRQQVDLAFNVIESRETKIKSLVKEDKGFLPKISITGGEPLLPNKANLEVLEYLLERLGDLQWPYSITTNGTELAKFVKNRSLEKNCNHIQVTLDGSAEIHDRRRCFRNGAPSFEKICSGIDAALSANWPIVLRVNLDIDSVKFISQLSQFVQKQGWCNNQHFYAYVSPVTDHGNIGDYENPNEADLLVKLLDILQESPEVREVFDIRHFRGFSYVEQMLNKKPRYPIFYRCEAVREMYIFDPKGDIHVCLEAVGDRSFRIGTYDPSLSLNDASVTKWTQRSVMDLDNCRNCKVRFICSGGCAFEGFNYPEKIHCMPFLEEIDIAWEYYVKTKPELFKGSAL; from the coding sequence ATGAATATGTACTACCCAAGCCAATATAATCATTTATTTGAAACCACAACGGCTAACGGAAAACCAGTTAGGTTATTAAGCAACCTTTTTTTTGGTGCATCAATACAGGTCAATGCAAAAGTCTATAAGGTTTTTAAGGAGGCAGAAATAAATGGATCGATTCAGGGTAAATATTTAAGTGCAGACGTTTGGCAGTATTTCCTTGACAAAGGTTTTGTTTGGACTGAAGCAACCTCCGAAGATGCGACAATCAAAAGTTTATTTAGGAGACAATTCAACGGAGATGCAATTGCTGCTCATTTAAAAGGTGGTGATTATGGTTTCATAACTTCTCTTAACTGCAATTTGGCTTGTCCCTATTGTTTTCAAAGAAGTAAGGCAGACTCTTGCGGATTTTTAACTCGACAACAAGTAGACTTAGCCTTCAATGTCATAGAAAGTCGTGAAACTAAAATTAAGAGTCTTGTAAAAGAAGACAAAGGCTTTTTGCCAAAAATTTCAATTACTGGAGGTGAACCTTTACTACCCAACAAAGCGAACTTAGAAGTTCTAGAATACCTGCTTGAACGGTTGGGGGATTTACAGTGGCCATACAGTATTACTACAAATGGAACAGAGTTAGCCAAATTTGTAAAGAATCGTTCCTTAGAAAAAAACTGTAATCATATCCAAGTGACTTTAGATGGATCTGCTGAAATTCACGATCGACGGCGTTGCTTTCGTAATGGTGCCCCTTCATTTGAAAAAATTTGTTCGGGAATTGATGCAGCTTTATCAGCTAACTGGCCAATTGTCTTACGGGTGAATTTAGATATAGATAGCGTTAAGTTTATCTCTCAACTTTCTCAATTCGTCCAAAAACAAGGATGGTGCAACAATCAACACTTTTACGCTTATGTATCGCCTGTAACGGATCATGGAAATATCGGTGATTATGAGAATCCTAATGAAGCAGATTTGCTCGTTAAGCTATTGGATATACTTCAAGAAAGTCCAGAGGTAAGGGAAGTTTTTGATATTCGGCATTTTCGAGGCTTTAGTTATGTAGAGCAAATGCTAAATAAAAAACCACGTTATCCGATTTTTTATCGATGTGAAGCTGTCCGAGAAATGTATATTTTCGATCCTAAAGGAGATATCCATGTTTGTCTTGAGGCGGTTGGAGATCGATCTTTTCGGATTGGAACCTACGATCCATCCTTGAGTTTAAATGATGCGTCAGTAACTAAATGGACTCAAAGAAGTGTTATGGACTTGGACAACTGTCGTAACTGTAAAGTTCGCTTTATTTGTTCTGGTGGTTGTGCTTTTGAGGGATTTAACTACCCAGAGAAAATTCATTGTATGCCTTTCCTGGAAGAAATAGATATTGCCTGGGAATACTACGTTAAAACTAAGCCAGAATTATTTAAGGGTAGCGCTTTGTGA
- a CDS encoding Uma2 family endonuclease encodes MRSPLPLLTVEEYLHAEADSPIRHEYLGGQVFAMAGASEEHNLIAGNLLALLRPHLRGTDCRVFISDMKIQIQDHIFYYPDLLVTCSRKDNHQYFKTQPNLIVEVLSKSTESLDRREKLTNYQKLESLKEYVLVSQERIQVEVYRQEAPGNWTVQILDAESELTLESVGLTLTMAQIYEDVFNLA; translated from the coding sequence ATGCGATCGCCCCTACCCTTACTCACCGTTGAAGAATATCTACACGCTGAAGCAGATAGCCCCATTCGCCATGAATACCTAGGCGGGCAAGTCTTTGCCATGGCAGGTGCAAGTGAAGAACACAATCTCATTGCCGGAAATCTTCTTGCTCTGTTGCGTCCCCATCTGCGAGGAACCGACTGTCGGGTATTTATATCCGACATGAAAATTCAAATTCAAGACCATATTTTTTACTATCCAGACTTGCTCGTAACCTGTAGCCGGAAAGACAATCATCAATACTTCAAAACTCAGCCCAACCTGATCGTTGAAGTCCTTTCCAAAAGTACAGAAAGCCTTGACCGACGAGAAAAACTCACGAACTATCAAAAACTAGAAAGCCTCAAAGAATACGTTCTTGTCTCCCAAGAGAGAATCCAAGTTGAAGTCTATCGCCAAGAGGCTCCTGGCAACTGGACAGTCCAAATCTTAGACGCAGAAAGTGAATTAACCTTAGAATCAGTAGGACTAACCCTCACCATGGCCCAGATCTACGAAGATGTCTTCAATCTGGCATAA
- the trmD gene encoding tRNA (guanosine(37)-N1)-methyltransferase TrmD, whose protein sequence is MRFDLITLFPDFFSSPLSSGLLGKALAKNIAQVYLTNPRDFTTDKHHKVDDEPYGGGVGMVIKPEPIFAAVESLPLGNHREVLLMTPQGEPLEQGLFKTWAREYDQLAIICGHYEGVDERVLSLVTREVSLGDFVLTGGEIPALAIVNGVIRLLPGTVGKEESLKAESFEEGLLDYPHYTRPAEFRGQRVPDVLLSGDHGKIAQWRYEQQVERTKQRRPDLYEAWLEQGKIEK, encoded by the coding sequence TTGCGATTCGATCTCATTACACTGTTTCCTGATTTTTTCTCGTCCCCCCTGAGTTCAGGATTGTTGGGCAAGGCTCTTGCCAAAAACATTGCTCAGGTTTATTTGACCAACCCCCGCGATTTTACCACTGATAAGCACCATAAGGTAGATGATGAACCTTATGGGGGGGGTGTGGGCATGGTGATTAAGCCGGAACCTATTTTTGCAGCGGTGGAATCTTTACCGCTGGGGAATCATCGTGAGGTGCTGTTGATGACTCCCCAGGGAGAGCCTCTAGAACAGGGATTGTTTAAAACTTGGGCGAGGGAGTATGACCAGTTGGCGATTATTTGCGGCCATTATGAGGGGGTAGATGAGCGGGTGTTAAGTTTGGTGACTCGTGAGGTGTCTTTGGGGGATTTTGTGCTAACGGGGGGTGAGATTCCGGCCTTGGCGATCGTTAATGGGGTAATTCGGCTGTTACCAGGGACGGTGGGAAAGGAGGAGTCTTTGAAGGCGGAGAGTTTTGAGGAGGGTTTGTTGGATTATCCTCACTATACGCGACCGGCTGAGTTTCGGGGCCAGAGGGTTCCGGATGTTTTGCTGTCGGGGGATCATGGCAAAATTGCCCAATGGCGCTACGAGCAGCAGGTGGAGAGGACGAAGCAGCGACGACCAGATTTATATGAAGCTTGGTTGGAGCAAGGAAAAATTGAAAAGTGA
- a CDS encoding NB-ARC domain-containing protein: MLKLADELVLAKTEQHLDDLQEAVLRGTVQGKTYQEIADGFRCSEGHVRDVGSKLWQILSEMLGEDVHKSNYRATMERLKVAIISSNCAKDFAQISNYNFCRDAYHQSNIPNTGNHSTKSDRITTEIRHQDLSEMPDCPICYDRTDELKTLKKWIIQEKCRLVTIDGISGIGTTTLATKLIQEIKDEFDYVVWRSLENCPTLAQLETDLIDFLRQQQEIQSVPQKNRRLSLRKYLQKYRCLLVFDDVQNLFSDGKISGEYKPETKDYGTFFKQIEELYHHSCLLLTGWEQPREVAQCKSKYDAVRSLTLTGLNYKEAVKIFDDRGIASSEISQSLTSLYQGNPLWLKTLATLMEDLELSPSELFVEDDIILPEDLKDNLDQQFNRLSETEKEVIFLLAREGKPVNLARLLEHQPISSSDLLNALQSLTRRYLIEKEEKFYALQPVLQHYVMSLMPSGN; this comes from the coding sequence ATGTTAAAACTCGCAGATGAGTTGGTATTAGCCAAGACAGAGCAGCACCTTGATGACTTGCAAGAAGCGGTACTTCGAGGAACAGTCCAAGGTAAGACATACCAAGAAATAGCTGATGGATTTCGCTGTTCTGAAGGTCATGTTAGGGATGTGGGTTCTAAATTATGGCAAATACTCTCAGAAATGTTGGGGGAAGATGTCCATAAATCTAATTATCGAGCTACAATGGAAAGGTTAAAAGTTGCTATTATATCTTCCAATTGCGCCAAAGACTTTGCACAGATTAGTAATTACAATTTTTGTAGGGATGCATACCACCAGTCGAATATACCCAATACGGGAAATCATTCCACAAAATCTGACAGGATAACAACGGAAATCAGGCATCAAGATTTGAGTGAAATGCCGGATTGTCCAATTTGTTATGATCGTACAGATGAACTCAAAACTCTGAAAAAATGGATTATTCAAGAAAAATGTCGTCTGGTCACCATTGACGGAATAAGTGGCATTGGTACAACCACACTGGCGACAAAACTAATCCAAGAAATCAAAGATGAATTTGACTATGTGGTGTGGCGGAGTCTAGAAAATTGCCCAACGCTTGCCCAACTAGAAACGGATCTAATTGATTTTCTTCGCCAGCAGCAAGAAATCCAGTCAGTACCTCAAAAAAACAGGCGGTTATCCCTGCGTAAATATCTGCAAAAATATCGCTGCTTATTGGTTTTTGATGATGTTCAAAATCTATTTAGTGATGGAAAAATTTCAGGAGAATATAAACCGGAAACGAAAGATTATGGAACCTTCTTTAAGCAAATTGAGGAATTATATCATCACAGTTGTTTGTTGCTTACTGGTTGGGAACAACCGAGAGAAGTTGCCCAGTGCAAAAGCAAATACGATGCCGTTCGCAGCCTTACACTGACTGGGTTAAACTACAAAGAGGCTGTAAAAATATTTGACGATCGCGGGATTGCCAGTTCGGAGATTAGTCAATCGCTGACTTCCCTCTACCAAGGGAACCCTTTATGGTTAAAAACATTGGCAACTTTAATGGAAGATTTAGAACTCAGCCCCAGTGAGTTATTTGTTGAGGACGATATTATACTACCTGAAGATTTAAAAGATAATTTAGACCAACAGTTTAATCGGTTATCGGAAACTGAAAAAGAAGTCATATTTCTGTTGGCGAGAGAGGGCAAACCGGTTAACCTGGCAAGATTACTAGAGCATCAACCCATTTCATCCTCAGACCTACTAAATGCTTTACAATCTTTAACTCGGCGTTATTTAATTGAAAAAGAGGAAAAATTTTATGCCTTACAGCCGGTATTACAGCATTATGTGATGAGTTTGATGCCAAGTGGAAATTGA
- a CDS encoding DUF2811 domain-containing protein, with amino-acid sequence MHTTTVSILAEIPEDLHESIQCYLENHPDWDQERVFSAALSLFLLQNGNGQTPESHQSSYRKAARVYLDALFNISALP; translated from the coding sequence ATGCATACTACAACTGTGAGTATTCTGGCAGAAATACCTGAAGACCTCCACGAATCCATCCAATGCTATTTAGAAAATCATCCCGATTGGGATCAAGAGCGGGTATTTTCTGCGGCCTTGTCCCTATTTTTGCTGCAAAATGGAAATGGTCAGACTCCAGAGAGCCATCAATCTAGCTATCGGAAGGCAGCACGGGTTTATCTTGATGCTCTATTTAATATATCTGCTCTGCCTTAA
- a CDS encoding cyanophycinase, protein MLKFQSQPQSPHTPRSTKTSIMIIGGAEDKIHGREILQTFFKRSGGKEAKLGIIPSASREPLLVGDRYRTIFTDMGAKDIMVFDIRDRESASASQWQTFLEECTGVFMTGGDQLRLCGLLADTPVMETVRKKAQAGQITLAGTSAGAAVMGEYMIAGGGSGESPNRSLVDVTTGLAIVPELLVDQHFHNRNRMARLISAISAYSDRIGIGIDEDTCAIVEGDGLLSVIGKGTVTIVDPGNLLFNNEHIVGATDPLSICNLKVHILCHGGHYNMHSREIIIDPGQTGN, encoded by the coding sequence ATGTTAAAGTTTCAATCCCAACCCCAATCGCCACACACGCCTCGATCGACCAAAACCTCAATTATGATCATTGGCGGTGCAGAAGACAAAATTCATGGTCGAGAAATTCTGCAAACCTTTTTTAAACGCTCTGGGGGGAAAGAGGCTAAACTCGGGATAATCCCTTCAGCCTCTCGCGAACCCTTATTGGTGGGCGATCGCTACCGCACCATTTTTACAGATATGGGTGCTAAAGATATCATGGTCTTTGACATTCGAGACCGGGAAAGTGCCAGCGCCTCCCAATGGCAAACGTTCCTCGAAGAGTGTACCGGAGTCTTCATGACTGGAGGGGATCAACTGCGGTTATGTGGACTTCTGGCCGATACTCCAGTGATGGAAACCGTGCGTAAAAAGGCCCAAGCCGGTCAAATTACCCTGGCTGGAACGAGCGCTGGGGCCGCTGTTATGGGAGAATATATGATTGCTGGTGGCGGCAGTGGTGAATCCCCCAATCGTTCCCTGGTTGATGTAACGACGGGATTGGCGATCGTGCCCGAACTGCTTGTCGATCAGCATTTCCATAACCGTAATCGTATGGCTCGACTAATCAGTGCCATATCTGCTTACTCAGACCGTATCGGCATCGGTATAGACGAAGATACCTGCGCGATCGTTGAAGGGGATGGACTCTTATCTGTCATTGGCAAAGGCACCGTCACCATCGTCGATCCTGGAAATCTCCTCTTCAACAATGAACACATCGTTGGTGCAACCGATCCCCTAAGTATCTGCAACCTCAAGGTTCATATCCTTTGCCATGGAGGACACTACAATATGCACTCAAGAGAAATCATTATCGATCCCGGCCAAACCGGAAACTGA